The Actinomycetota bacterium genomic sequence CCGCTCCATGCCGGCCAGCACGGCGATCAGAGGCATCTCCACCTCGGTGAAAAGTCTGGCCAGGCCCAGTTCTCCGAGTTGCAGGCGCTGGCTCTGCGCCAACTGAAAGGTCTCGGCAGCCTCCCTGGCCAGGTGGCTGTCGCCCGGATGCAGATCGGCCGGTATCTCGATGCGGATGTTCGCGGCTGCCGCCAGCTGGTCGAGATTGTAAGTCCGTGCTGTCGGCTTGAGAAGATAGGCGGCGACCATGGTGTCATGGGCGCATCGAGGCGCCCCTGGGGCCCGCGCCAGCAGCTCTTTATAGTTATGACAGCTGAAGGTGGCGGCGCCCTTCGCCGCATCCGCGCCGCCGGAGAGAGCATCCGCCACCCCGGCTCCATCCGTGGTTGCCAGTCGAACCGGCCTGCCTTCGCCGGTAAAGACGGCGATGCGGAACTGGTCGCGGCGTCTTTCCCAGGCCAGAGCCGGTTGAATCTGCTCTTTGCGGGCTGTCTGGAGCGAGGCGGCCAGCCCGCCGGGTGAGACCACGGCCAGGCTCACGGCGGCGGTAGCCTCCGTGGGAGGCGGCGGTTCGAGCATGCCCAGATCTTCCAAGCGGCGCATGAGGCTGTTGAATTCAAAATGGGAAAGGAACTCCCTCAGCTTCCCGGCATCGGGACAGGCCGGCTGGGCGTCGAGCGATACGTTCTCCACCGGCACCTCATCATTCATGGTGGCCAGGCTTTTTGACATGATCGCCTGCTCCCGGTATTCCTCGATCAGCTCGCGGCGCTTGCCCTTGACCTCGTCGAGATGCGCCAGCAGATCTTCCAGGGAGTCGCGGCCGGCCAGGAGGGTGGCGGCGGTCTTGTCGCCGATGCCGGGAATGCCGGGGATGTTGTCGGAGCTGTCGCCCTTGAGGCCGATGAAGTCAGGCACCTTCTCGGGAGTGATGCCGTAACGTGCCTCGACCGCGGCCCGGTCATAGACTTTCACCTCGGAGATGCCCTTGCTGTTTGACATGATGAAGATGTTGTCGCTGACCAGCTGCAGGGCGTCGCGATCGGCGGTGACGATGACCGCCTTGCGCCCACCCTCACGGGCCTCCCGTGCCAGCGTCGCCAGGATGTCATCAGCTTCGTAGCCTTCCTTCTTCAGGTTCTCGAAACCAAATGCGTTGACAAGTTCATCGAAATGTACGAACTGCAGCGAGAGGTTGTCGGGCATCGGCTTGCGGCCGGCTTTGTATTCCTTGAATTCCTCATGGCGGAAAACCTTCTTGCCGGCGTCCCAGGCGACGATGATGTTGGCCGGTTTGTAGTCATTGAGAATCTTGATCAACATCGAGGTGAAGCCGTACAGTGCGTTCGTCGGAAAGCCGTCGCTGGTGGCGATGGTCTCCGGCAACGCGTAAAAAGCGCGATAAGCCAGGCTGTTGCCGTCGATCAGGAAGAGGGCGTCGGTGAGGTCGGGTTGCGGGCCGGACGGAGCGCCCCTGGCGGATTCCTTCATATTTATTCCGGGCGGGGGGTGCGGGTCATCAGCTCGGTCACGGCCAGGCGGACTTCCTTCCCCTCATAGATGACCGCGCAGACCTGCTCCGTGATCGGCATCTCGACGCCGTTGGCCCCGGCGAGCTCGCGCACGGACCGCGCGCTGGTCAGACCCTCGGCTATCATGCCCATCTCCGCCTCGGCTTCTTCCGGGGTCCTGCCCGCGGCGATGAGCTCGCCCGCCCGGCGGTTGCGGCTGTGACGGCTAGTGCAGGTCGCGATGAGGTCGCCCATGCCGGCAAGGCCGGAGAAGGTGGCGGCGTCGGCGCCCAGTCTTTCACCGAGGCGGGCCATCTCAGCCAGCCCGCGGGTTATGAGGCTGGCCTTGGTGTTGTCGCCAAAACCCAGTCCGTCGCTCATGCCGGCGGCCAGGGCGATTACGTTCTTGGCGGCCGCGCAGAGCTCGACGCCCATGAGGTCCGGGTTGATATATACACGGAAACTTTCGGTAGAGATCTGGTGCTGCACCCAGGCCGCCAGCTCCAGATCGGCTGAGGCGATCGTGGTGGCGGTGGGAATGTCGCAAGCGACTTCCTCGGCGTGGTTGGGACCGGAGAGCACCATCACCCGGGAACGGGCCGGCTGGGGAAGTTCCTCGGTGAGGACCTCCGACAGGCGTTTGAGCGTGCCCGGCTCCAGCCCCTTGGTGAGACTGAGTACCGCGGCCTCGGGATTGATGACCGCTCCCACCGCCCTCGCAGCTTCGCGATAGGCCCTGCTGGGAACGGCGATGACGGCCAGCTCGGCTTCGCCAAGGCGGTTCTGTTCGAA encodes the following:
- the polA gene encoding DNA polymerase I is translated as MKESARGAPSGPQPDLTDALFLIDGNSLAYRAFYALPETIATSDGFPTNALYGFTSMLIKILNDYKPANIIVAWDAGKKVFRHEEFKEYKAGRKPMPDNLSLQFVHFDELVNAFGFENLKKEGYEADDILATLAREAREGGRKAVIVTADRDALQLVSDNIFIMSNSKGISEVKVYDRAAVEARYGITPEKVPDFIGLKGDSSDNIPGIPGIGDKTAATLLAGRDSLEDLLAHLDEVKGKRRELIEEYREQAIMSKSLATMNDEVPVENVSLDAQPACPDAGKLREFLSHFEFNSLMRRLEDLGMLEPPPPTEATAAVSLAVVSPGGLAASLQTARKEQIQPALAWERRRDQFRIAVFTGEGRPVRLATTDGAGVADALSGGADAAKGAATFSCHNYKELLARAPGAPRCAHDTMVAAYLLKPTARTYNLDQLAAAANIRIEIPADLHPGDSHLAREAAETFQLAQSQRLQLGELGLARLFTEVEMPLIAVLAGMERTGIRIDLPRLGELASRVADQLDQLADEIHKLAGEEDFNIDSPQQLAIILFEKLQLPHGKKTKSGYSTDASVLKNLRDLNPIVAKIETYRELAKLSGTYLQALPQIADPDTWRIHTTFNQTVTTTGRISSSDPNLQNIPIRTPMGEKIRDCFVAEEGSRLVVADYSQVELRIMAHLSGEPKLRQAFAAGEDVHRDTAAEVFNLKPAEVTSTERGRAKAVNFGIMYGISGFGLSEQLGISREEAAGYIETYLARYPRVAAFRDQIIEQAREEGYVGTMLGRRRPIPELRSSDNRIRSLGERLAVNTVIQGSAADIMKIAMINADRALASEGLTARLVLQVHDELVFEAPDGETDAVAELARREMAGAWQLDPPLEVDVGVGDTWVEAK
- a CDS encoding NAD(P)-dependent glycerol-3-phosphate dehydrogenase, with the protein product MRASVVGGGSWGTAFARLLAGAGIDTELICRRAEQAAAINESHRNPDYLSDVELPAALAAATFEQNRLGEAELAVIAVPSRAYREAARAVGAVINPEAAVLSLTKGLEPGTLKRLSEVLTEELPQPARSRVMVLSGPNHAEEVACDIPTATTIASADLELAAWVQHQISTESFRVYINPDLMGVELCAAAKNVIALAAGMSDGLGFGDNTKASLITRGLAEMARLGERLGADAATFSGLAGMGDLIATCTSRHSRNRRAGELIAAGRTPEEAEAEMGMIAEGLTSARSVRELAGANGVEMPITEQVCAVIYEGKEVRLAVTELMTRTPRPE